A window of the Miscanthus floridulus cultivar M001 chromosome 14, ASM1932011v1, whole genome shotgun sequence genome harbors these coding sequences:
- the LOC136503221 gene encoding uncharacterized protein — MDPWRDTEGERSDRWTNKTVAARFSGRLTHEHASPPGLARSPAPVFLPGPPIRHLLWRRLIGIRSEESAAAGLLSFPTAQELRSGAAPLEMMASSQEKAMSGVLWNAAALLDEMQLMGETQGAKKMINSELWHACAGPLVCLPQRGSLVYYFPRGTATPRPAPSTASSRAKRSRSSVSLSQHSSINSVPSMNSKISVQSNTLLVPNGKMGSQRSPI; from the exons ATGGACCCATGGAGAGACACAGAGGGAGAGAGATCTGACAGGTGGACCAACAAAACGGTGGCCGCACGTTTCAGTGGACGCCTGACACACGAACACGCCTCACCGCCCGGGCTCGCTCGGTCGCCGGCTCCAGTGTTCCTCCCCGGCCCTCCCATCCGTCATCTTCTCTGGCGACGGTTGATTGGGATCCGCAGCGAGGAGTCCGCCGCGGCGGGGCTATTATCCTTCCCGACAGCACAAGAG CTTCGGTCTGGTGCGGCGCCTCTGGAGATGATGGCGTCCTCGCAGGAGAAGGCCATGTCGGGTGTGCTGTGGAacgcggcggcgctgctcgatgaAATGCAGCTCATGGGAGAGACGCAGG GTGCGAAGAAGATGATCAACTCCGAGCTGTGGCACGCGTGCGCGGGGCCCCTGGTGTGCTTGCCGCAGCGGGGGAGCCTCGTCTACTACTTCCCCAGGGGAACAGCGACGCCTCGGCCGGCACCTTCGACTGCTTCCTCACGCGCAAAAAGAAG TCGGAGCAGTGTTTCTCTGTCACAACATTCCAGCATAAACAGTGTTCCCAGCATGAACAGTAAAATTTCAGTCCAGTCGAACACTCTACTCGTCCCAAACGGGAAGATGGGTTCTCAGAGAAGCCCCATTTGA